DNA sequence from the Sulfurimonas sediminis genome:
GTATCTTGAGACCCGACTGTACTCATTTCAGGCTCACAATACATACCCGGACGAACACCATCCATTCCACATGCTTTACCAACCATTTTTTGTGCTAAAGTATACCCTTTACCAGTATCTTCAGGCTGATCAGGTGTCAAGAAAATATCAGCTGGAGCTTTTCCTAAAACACTGCGTGCTTTGTTTGTAAGTCCACGACCGATAATAAGTGGAATACGACCACCTGCACGAACTTCATCAGTAATAGTATTTGGTTTTAGTTTAAATGTAGCAATGCATTTACCGTCTTTATGTGCTTCACCTTTATATGGATAGATGTCAATAACATCACCTGTTTCCATTTGAGAAACATCAAGTTCGATTGGAAGTGCTCCTGAATCTTCTGCTGTTGCAAAGAAAATAGGTGCGATAGTTCCACCAAGAATTACACCGCCGGTACGTTTATTAGGAACACCTGGAATATCCTCTCCCATGTGCCACTGTACTGAGTTGATACCTGACTTACGACTTGAACCGGTACCAACAACATCTCCGACATAAGCAACAGGATGCCCAAGTTCTTTAAGTCTGTTGATAGTGCCTATAGGGTCTTCCATTTTTGCAGCAAGCATAGAGTTTGCATGTAAAGGAATATCTGAACGTGTAAATGCTTCAGAAGCAGGAGATAAATCATCAGTATTTGTTTCACCAGGAACTTTAAACACGGTAACAGTTAATTTTTCAGGAAGTTCAGGTTTTTTTGTAAACCAGTCAGCATCTGCCCATGCATTTAAAACGTGAGTTGCTGCAGTCACACCTTTTTTATGTAACTCTTCAACATCATTAAATGCATCATATACAAGTAGTGTACTGGAAAGTGCTTCAATAGCTGCTGCAACAACTTTTACATTTTTTGATGTCAAAGCATCAATTAATGGTTTCACATTATAGCCACCAAGCATCATACCAAGCATCTGAACAGCTTTTTCTGGCGGAATAGCCTCTACATGATGTTCTTCACTTGCCAATTCGTTTAAAAATGCTGCTTTGACATAGGCTGCATCATCTACACCCGGAGATACACGATTTTCTAAAAGATCCAGCATCTCTTCAACATATTCACCTGTTTTAATAAACTCGATAACTTCTACTGTCTGTTCAGCAGTAAGAGGTAATGGAGGGACACCAAGTGCCGCTCTTTCTTCTACATGTGCTTTATAGTCTTCTCTAAATCCCATAATACTTCCTATTGTAAATTTAATTTGGGGACATTATAGCTAAAAGAAAAGTAATCATATCGACAGTGTTACGAATCTATACACCTATATTTTGTAAAATTACCTTGATGTATCGAAAGGTAACACTAAAGTCCGCGTTTTGCAATTTCAGTGCAGATGATTTCTCTGTCACTACCCATATAGTTGTTTTTGAGCCATAACAGATAAGAGTCAGGCAGTTCACTGTAAAGCATTCCTTTGTATTGCCCAAAAGAAATTCTGGCACTGCTTTGCGTAGTATAAACAACTTCTTTAACCAAAGCTTCTACATGTAACACAACAAGAAGCTTTACAAATTCCTGATATTCAAGCTTTTTTCCAATACTGAATGTGTAGGTAGCAAAATCAAAGTACCCTTTTCTTTGCGCAACAAAAGCTTCTATTTCCTGTATCTGTTTGACAGATAATTCTTCCAGGTTCTTTACATGTACACGAAAAGAATCTTTTTGTTTCATGAATATGAAATGTGGTTTTGGCATTATAATATCTCTCTGACACCCTTGGCATTTGGAGAAGAGAGCACTCCTTCATTTTCAAGCTGTTCTATCACTCTTGCAGAACGGTTATATCCAATCTGGAGTTTTCTTTGTAAGTAAGAGATAGATGTTTTTCTGTCACTCAAAACTACATTTTTCGCCTCTTCGTACAAAGGATCAAGCTCTTCATAACTTTCATTAGAACCCGAAGCAGAACCGCCTTCTGCATTTGTCTCTTCTATCAAAAAGCTTTTGTCATAATTTGGCTCTCGCTGCGCTTTAATAAAATCTACAATCTTTTCTATCTCTTCTTCTGTAGCCCAGGGAGCATGCAGGCGTACTAAAGCCGGTGAACCAGGAGGCGTAAAGAGCATATCTCCACGCCCCAGAAGTGATTCTGCCCCCATTTGGTCTAAAATGATTTTAGAATCAACCTTTTGTCCTACTCTGTAGGATATACGAGAAGGCAAGTTTGCTTTAATAAGTCCCGTAACAACATCTACAGACGGTCTTTGTGTCGCGATGATAAGATGAATTCCACAGGCACGTGATTTTTGCGCAAGTCTTGCGATAGAGAGTTCAACATCTTTGCCACTTGTCATCATCAAGTCAGCCAATTCGTCAATAATTACAACGATATAAGGAAAATGCTCACCACCCTCTTTTTTTACTTTTTCATTATAATTTTCAATATTTTTTGTACGACTCTCAGCCATTAGTTCGTAACGCCGTTCCATTTCACCTACCATGTTGTTAAGTGAGACAATAGCCTGTTTTGGTTTTGTAATGACAGGAGTAAGCAGATGCGGGATGTCATTGTATATGGAAAACTCCAGCATTTTTGGATCAATCATTAAAAGACGCAACTGATCAGGTGAATTTTTATACAAAAGTGAAAGTATCATAGCATTGATACCGACACTTTTCCCGCTTCCTGTCGTTCCAGCAATAAGTAAATGTGGAAGTTTTTTCAAATCTGTAATAAAAGGCTTGCCGACAATGTCTTTTCCAAGCGCTATAGTAAGTGGTGAAGCGGAATCTTTAAAAAGTTTGTCATCTAAAAGCTCACGCAGATAAATAGTATCTACTGATTCATTTGGAATCTCTATCCCGACGACATCTTTTCCCGGGATAGGTGCTTGAATACGGATAGTCTCCGCAGAGAGTGCCATTGCCAAATCATCTTGTAAGTTAAGTATTTTACTCACCTTAACATTGGCTGCCGGCTTAAACTCAAAAGTAGAAACAACAGGACCTGCATAGGTACGTACAACATCTCCGTCAATTTTAAAATGTGCCAATTTTTCAATAAGATAGCGTATCTTGTCATCTAACTCTTTTTCGTCTATATTACGCGTTGTTTTACTTGGCTTTTGCAAAAAATCTACAGAAGGCAGTTTAAAGTTTTTAGGTTTTTCAACCTTTCCTTTTTCGATATTAGCTAAGAGTTTTGTATTTTCTTCAAGTTCATCAACGATCACAGCATTTTTATGCTCTTTTACATCTGCGGCAATATCCAGTATCGTTTTTTTTGTCTCACTTATTTCTTCTGCCACTGTATGCTTTTCTTCTTCATCCCCTTTTTTTGTCTTCACTTCTTTGTCTTTTCTCAGATAGGCCGGTTTGTCTATCTCTTCTTCTTGGACTTGTTCAGCATGCTCTGTCTCTATCTCCTCTTCTTTTTGCATGATTTCATCTTGTTGCAAGGTCTCACTATGTTCCTTTTCAACAAAAGTTGCTGTATTCTTCGGTTTGTTGGATTTGAGTGAAGATATGACTACATGTAAGATCTCCGAACTGCTTTTATCAAAAAGAATCACCATGGCAACCGCTGTAATGATAAACCAAAAGACCCATAATCCGAAAACACCGATATAGGGAGATAAAAAGTCTACAAAATCTGCACCGAATTTTCCTCTGTATTCATTTGTAACAAGCAGGGCC
Encoded proteins:
- a CDS encoding putative quorum-sensing-regulated virulence factor produces the protein MPKPHFIFMKQKDSFRVHVKNLEELSVKQIQEIEAFVAQRKGYFDFATYTFSIGKKLEYQEFVKLLVVLHVEALVKEVVYTTQSSARISFGQYKGMLYSELPDSYLLWLKNNYMGSDREIICTEIAKRGL
- a CDS encoding FtsK/SpoIIIE family DNA translocase, translating into MKDTLFIVIFGVLIYLGFSTLFGPTGLMGSYGAAFSSYNQLYFGYISFIYLFILLFPLYFLYKDTSFGFRKLELSVTSFLLLCSSLIAQALLVTNEYRGKFGADFVDFLSPYIGVFGLWVFWFIITAVAMVILFDKSSSEILHVVISSLKSNKPKNTATFVEKEHSETLQQDEIMQKEEEIETEHAEQVQEEEIDKPAYLRKDKEVKTKKGDEEEKHTVAEEISETKKTILDIAADVKEHKNAVIVDELEENTKLLANIEKGKVEKPKNFKLPSVDFLQKPSKTTRNIDEKELDDKIRYLIEKLAHFKIDGDVVRTYAGPVVSTFEFKPAANVKVSKILNLQDDLAMALSAETIRIQAPIPGKDVVGIEIPNESVDTIYLRELLDDKLFKDSASPLTIALGKDIVGKPFITDLKKLPHLLIAGTTGSGKSVGINAMILSLLYKNSPDQLRLLMIDPKMLEFSIYNDIPHLLTPVITKPKQAIVSLNNMVGEMERRYELMAESRTKNIENYNEKVKKEGGEHFPYIVVIIDELADLMMTSGKDVELSIARLAQKSRACGIHLIIATQRPSVDVVTGLIKANLPSRISYRVGQKVDSKIILDQMGAESLLGRGDMLFTPPGSPALVRLHAPWATEEEIEKIVDFIKAQREPNYDKSFLIEETNAEGGSASGSNESYEELDPLYEEAKNVVLSDRKTSISYLQRKLQIGYNRSARVIEQLENEGVLSSPNAKGVREIL